CATGTTGTTCACGAGTTCCGGGCCGCTGATCCCCTCGGGGAAGCCCGGGTAGTTCGCCACGTCGGTCGTCAGGGTGAGCTGGCCGCCGGGTTCGTCGCCCTCGATGACCAGGGGCTCGTTGTTCGAGCGCCCAGCGTAGATGGCAGCCGTCAGGCCAGCGATGCCCGTTCCGGCGATGAGCAGGCGACGGTGCTCGACGACCTCGCAGTCGTCATCGCGGGCGATGCCGAGCATCTCGTCGAGTTCGCCGGTTTCGTCGAGGGCGCTGGTCTCGTCCCAGCCGCCGATCAGTTCGTCGTTCACGAATACCTCGGGGGCGGTCTTGCGGCCCTCGGCGCGGTCGACCATCTCCTCGAACAGGTCCTCGTCGCCCGTGACGTTGTACGTCTCGTACTCGACCTCTTTGGCGTCGAAGAGGTTCTTCGCCTTCTCGCAGTACGGGCAGTTCTCTTTGGTGTAAATTTCGACTCGAGGGGCGTCGCTCATGTATCCGTAGTACGCACAGGCGACCTAAACGCCTTGCGTTCCTGGCGTTCCTGGCATTCCCCGCATTCCTGGCATTCCCCGCATTCCTAGCATTCCGCGATCGACCGCGTGTCGACTCGCCGAGTCGAGGCGAGCGTCACCACGGTCCGTTCCGGTGTCCCGATCGACGTACTCGACGGTCACCTCGATCTGGCGACCCGTCCGATCCTCGAGGGCGTCTTCGAGCGTGGGGACGAGGTCCGGATAGGCGACGCCGTCGGGGCGACGAACCACGGCGGTCACCTCGTACGACGAGGCCAGGTCGCCCCCGACGAACTCCGTTCGGAGGTCGACCAGCTCGAGCCGATCGTACTCGGGGTCGTCCAGGGCGGTCCGAACCTCCTCGTTGACGTCGTTCTCGAAGGAGACGTGGTGAAAGAGGACGCCGCCGGCGAGCAGACAGACTAGCGAGAGGACGAGCACGGCGGGAACGATCGCGCCGAGGCGGTCGCGGGTCAGGTTCTGACCTAGATCCCCCGGAACCCAGTCGCCGGGCCGGTAGCCGAGGTACCAGAAGACGGCGAGGCCGGAGAGGACGATGGACGCGGCGTTGATCGTGAGCAGGACGAACGCCCCGGCCGCGACCAGGGGCGCGTTCCAGGCCAGGCCGATGCCGACGGCCGCCGCGGCGGGGATGAGCGCTGCGGCGATCATGACGCCGACCAGCGAGACGGGCAGGGCGGTCGCCAGACCGAACGCGCCCGCAGCACCGGCACAGATGCCGATGATCAGCGAGAGGAGGTCGGGAGAGATGCGGGTGCTCACCTGGTGGATGGCCGTGATCTCGATGGTAGAGGGGACG
This region of Natronosalvus halobius genomic DNA includes:
- a CDS encoding DUF389 domain-containing protein, whose product is MRLIQALVPSAVRDDVLFALDTEGIDYVTLRENTDGEDNVIVQFPLPTQAVEEVLETLEDAGVDDKFIVVSSIETARTPGLESLEERFVSGSESDDSIFYEEIRTRALNMTPNRLTYYAMTLLSAIVATAGLLLDSPAIVVGSMVIAPQVSAALTGTVGMVLNDRGMIVDGISSLVGGLVAAMAGAFAFAWLLRSGGIVPSTIEITAIHQVSTRISPDLLSLIIGICAGAAGAFGLATALPVSLVGVMIAAALIPAAAAVGIGLAWNAPLVAAGAFVLLTINAASIVLSGLAVFWYLGYRPGDWVPGDLGQNLTRDRLGAIVPAVLVLSLVCLLAGGVLFHHVSFENDVNEEVRTALDDPEYDRLELVDLRTEFVGGDLASSYEVTAVVRRPDGVAYPDLVPTLEDALEDRTGRQIEVTVEYVDRDTGTDRGDARLDSASRHAVDRGMLGMRGMPGMRGMPGTPGTQGV